A DNA window from Bubalus bubalis isolate 160015118507 breed Murrah chromosome 20, NDDB_SH_1, whole genome shotgun sequence contains the following coding sequences:
- the DIO3 gene encoding thyroxine 5-deiodinase produces MSRQAAPRWVVGEGRGALGGAATMLRSLLLHSLRLCAQTASCLVLFPRFLGTAFMLWLLDFLCIRKHLLGRRRRGQPEIEVELNSDGEEVPPDDPPVCVSDDNRLCTLASLRAVWHGQKLDFFKQAHEGGPAPNSEVVLPDGFQNQHILDYARGNRPLVLNFGSCTUPPFMARMSAFQRLVAKYQRDVDFLIIYIEEAHPSDGWVTTDSPYSIPQHRSLEDRVSAARLLQQGAPECALVLDTMTNSSSSAYGAYFERLYIIQSGTIMYQGGRGPDGYQVSEVRTWLERYDEQLHGPQPRRV; encoded by the coding sequence ATGTCTCGCCAGGCCGCCCCGCggtgggtggtgggggaaggTAGGGGGGCTTTGGGGGGCGCCGCCACCATGCTGCGCTCCCTGCTGCTTCACTCCCTGAGGCTCTGCGCCCAGACGGCCTCGTGCCTCGTGCTCTTCCCGCGCTTCCTGGGCACGGCCTTCATGCTCTGGCTGCTAGACTTCCTGTGCATCCGCAAGCATTTACTGGGCCGTCGACGCCGGGGTCAGCCGGAAATCGAAGTGGAGCTCAACAGTGATGGCGAGGAAGTGCCCCCCGACGACCCGCCTGTCTGCGTGTCCGACGACAACCGCCTGTGCACCTTGGCGTCGCTGAGGGCCGTCTGGCACGGCCAGAAGTTGGATTTCTTCAAGCAGGCGCATGAAGGCGGGCCGGCGCCCAACTCTGAGGTGGTCCTGCCCGACGGCTTCCAGAACCAGCACATCCTCGACTACGCCCGAGGAAACCGTCCGCTGGTGCTCAACTTCGGCAGCTGCACCTGACCTCCGTTCATGGCGCGCATGAGCGCCTTCCAGCGCCTGGTCGCCAAGTATCAGCGCGACGTCGACTTCCTCATCATCTACATCGAGGAAGCTCACCCTTCCGACGGCTGGGTCACCACAGACTCTCCCTACAGCATCCCGCAGCACCGAAGCCTGGAGGACCGGGTCAGCGCCGCGCGCCTACTGCAGCAAGGGGCTCCAGAATGCGCTCTCGTGCTCGACACGATGACCAACTCCAGCAGCTCGGCCTACGGCGCCTACTTCGAGCGCCTCTACATCATCCAGAGTGGCACCATTATGTACCAGGGCGGCCGAGGCCCCGACGGCTACCAGGTCTCCGAGGTGCGCACCTGGCTGGAGCGCTATGATGAGCAGCTGCACGGCCCGCAGCCCCGTCGAGTGTAA